A portion of the Krasilnikovia cinnamomea genome contains these proteins:
- a CDS encoding ATP-binding protein, with protein MASEVGHVVDRAQVHPVVRFTGVLAGSEAAAVRAALLDVLAEAPEAVLVDVAGLTVTDPDAPGVLRRVVRETTVWPAAQLVLAAPDPHPWQNTGLTVCPSVATATASLGPPTPGRRLSLDLEPVVGAARRARELVTEACARWELPQLAGAGSIVVTELANNVVAHAGTPLTVVLTRYADTMAVAVRDHSAGQPRFAGPVAPTAYGGRGLLLIDAVTRGWGTLPLSDGKVVWAILAAEESSGPSRSGLAAGMADPAQG; from the coding sequence ATGGCGAGCGAGGTCGGACACGTGGTGGACCGTGCGCAGGTCCACCCGGTCGTCCGGTTCACGGGGGTCCTGGCCGGGAGCGAGGCGGCAGCCGTCCGCGCGGCCCTGCTCGACGTGCTCGCCGAAGCCCCGGAGGCCGTGCTCGTCGACGTGGCGGGACTGACGGTCACTGACCCCGACGCGCCGGGGGTGTTGCGCCGGGTGGTGCGGGAGACGACGGTCTGGCCCGCCGCCCAGCTGGTGCTCGCGGCCCCGGATCCCCACCCGTGGCAGAACACCGGGCTGACGGTGTGCCCCAGCGTGGCGACGGCCACCGCGTCGCTGGGCCCGCCGACGCCCGGCCGCCGCCTGTCCCTTGACCTGGAGCCGGTGGTCGGGGCGGCCCGCCGCGCCCGGGAGCTGGTCACCGAGGCGTGCGCCCGGTGGGAGCTGCCGCAGCTGGCCGGCGCGGGCAGCATCGTCGTCACCGAACTCGCCAACAACGTGGTGGCGCACGCCGGTACCCCGCTGACGGTCGTGTTGACGCGGTACGCGGACACGATGGCGGTGGCGGTCCGGGACCACTCGGCGGGGCAGCCGCGCTTCGCGGGCCCCGTGGCTCCCACCGCGTACGGGGGCCGGGGCCTGCTGCTCATCGACGCGGTGACCCGGGGCTGGGGCACCCTGCCGCTGAGCGACGGCAAGGTGGTGTGGGCGATCCTGGCCGCGGAGGAGTCATCCGGCCCCTCCCGATCGGGCCTTGCGGCAGGTATGGCGGACCCCGCGCAGGGGTAA
- a CDS encoding DUF5709 domain-containing protein, which yields MRDNDYPLEVTDPESSGLPDTADDDSTANDEVRTGRWADGPDPAALAGAGPGGSNRYGDTAEEARRGEPLAYRLRQEEPDVGVERTPERDWFDDTIDDADTSSTPLAADVWGPSPTSDPNSAISLYDDGQLDDDSPRPVGRLVEPDEGSGLDDERDAIAYDAGAAGGGASAEELAMHETRAPGFS from the coding sequence ATGCGCGACAACGACTACCCGCTCGAGGTGACGGACCCGGAGTCGTCCGGGCTGCCGGACACCGCCGACGACGATTCCACCGCGAACGACGAGGTGCGCACCGGCCGGTGGGCGGACGGGCCGGACCCGGCCGCGCTGGCGGGCGCCGGCCCGGGCGGCTCCAACCGGTACGGCGACACCGCCGAGGAGGCGCGCCGCGGTGAGCCGCTGGCGTACCGGCTGCGCCAGGAGGAGCCGGATGTCGGCGTGGAACGCACACCCGAGCGGGACTGGTTCGACGACACGATCGACGACGCGGACACGTCGAGCACCCCGTTGGCGGCGGACGTGTGGGGGCCCAGCCCGACTTCGGACCCGAACTCCGCGATCTCGCTCTACGACGACGGCCAGCTCGACGACGACTCCCCGCGCCCGGTGGGACGCCTGGTGGAGCCGGACGAGGGTTCCGGCCTCGACGACGAGCGCGACGCCATCGCGTACGACGCGGGGGCGGCGGGCGGCGGCGCCTCGGCCGAGGAGCTGGCGATGCACGAGACCCGCGCCCCGGGCTTCTCCTAG
- a CDS encoding response regulator, which produces MVVDDHPMWREGVSRDLAAAGYDIVATSGEGRQAVRIAAAARPDVVVLDLQLPDVSGVEVIQGLLEAVPGVRVLMLSASGEHHDVLAAVKAGATGYLLKSAGTAEFLEAVGRTAAGDAVFTPGLAGLVLGEFRRMATEPAPAEGPAPKLTERETEVLRLVAKGLSYRQIAERLVLSHRTVQNHVQNTLGKLQLHNRVELTRYAIEQGLD; this is translated from the coding sequence ATGGTGGTCGACGACCACCCCATGTGGCGCGAAGGGGTCAGCCGGGACCTCGCCGCGGCCGGTTACGACATCGTCGCCACCAGCGGCGAGGGGCGCCAGGCGGTGCGCATCGCCGCCGCCGCCCGGCCCGACGTCGTCGTGCTGGACCTCCAGCTCCCGGACGTCTCCGGCGTCGAGGTGATCCAGGGCCTGCTGGAGGCCGTGCCCGGGGTGCGGGTGCTCATGCTGTCCGCCAGCGGCGAACACCACGACGTGCTGGCCGCCGTCAAGGCCGGGGCCACGGGCTACCTGCTGAAGTCGGCCGGGACCGCGGAGTTCCTGGAAGCCGTCGGGCGCACCGCCGCCGGTGACGCGGTGTTCACCCCCGGGCTGGCCGGGCTCGTGCTCGGCGAGTTCCGCCGGATGGCGACCGAACCGGCCCCCGCCGAGGGTCCCGCCCCCAAGCTGACCGAGCGCGAAACGGAGGTGCTGCGGCTGGTCGCCAAGGGGCTGTCGTACCGGCAGATCGCCGAGCGGCTCGTGCTCTCGCACCGGACGGTGCAGAACCACGTGCAGAACACCCTCGGCAAGCTCCAGCTGCACAACCGGGTCGAGCTCACCCGGTACGCGATCGAGCAGGGCCTCGACTAG
- the macS gene encoding MacS family sensor histidine kinase → MTNSGADAGGLQAPLWRAIAVYRIAALVYVAVLVVRNVSNYDERWAVLAWPVLAVTAGWTVFTTYAYADPARRRAPLLVADLLVTMAVMASSVWIVGRYGLEHGKPTLAVAWHVAPVICWAVAWGRRGGVIAALIMGATDLVVRAHYDQAAFTGTVLMLMAAFAVGSLVRLAVVSQERLQRAIELEAATRERERLARDIHDSVLQVLALVKRRGAGLDGEAGELARLAGEQEAALRALVTSPTAPAVDDHAEIDLMTLLGPYASTTVSVAAPADAVRLPGHTAREVAAAVAAALDNVTRHCEPGTKVWILVEDEPGEVLVSVRDEGPGIAPERLAEAAAQGRLGVAQSIRGRIADLDGSVTITAAPGQGTEVELAVPRKPIS, encoded by the coding sequence ATGACCAACTCGGGGGCGGACGCGGGCGGCCTGCAGGCGCCGCTGTGGCGGGCCATCGCCGTCTACCGGATCGCCGCCCTCGTCTACGTCGCCGTCCTGGTCGTACGCAACGTCTCGAACTACGACGAGCGCTGGGCCGTGCTCGCCTGGCCCGTACTCGCCGTGACCGCCGGCTGGACGGTCTTCACCACCTACGCGTACGCCGACCCGGCCCGGCGCCGGGCGCCCCTGCTCGTCGCCGACCTGCTGGTCACCATGGCCGTGATGGCCTCCAGCGTGTGGATCGTCGGCCGCTACGGCCTGGAGCACGGCAAGCCCACCCTCGCCGTGGCCTGGCACGTCGCCCCCGTCATCTGCTGGGCGGTGGCCTGGGGCCGCCGGGGCGGCGTGATCGCCGCGCTGATCATGGGCGCCACCGACCTCGTCGTCCGCGCCCACTACGACCAGGCCGCGTTCACCGGCACGGTGCTGATGCTGATGGCGGCGTTCGCAGTCGGCAGCCTGGTCCGGCTCGCCGTGGTCTCCCAGGAACGACTCCAGCGGGCCATCGAACTGGAGGCCGCCACCCGCGAACGCGAACGGCTCGCCCGCGACATCCACGACTCCGTGCTACAGGTGCTGGCCCTGGTCAAGCGGCGCGGGGCCGGACTCGACGGGGAGGCCGGGGAGCTGGCCCGGCTCGCGGGGGAGCAGGAAGCCGCGCTGCGGGCGCTGGTCACCAGCCCCACCGCCCCGGCCGTGGACGACCACGCCGAGATCGACCTGATGACGCTGCTCGGGCCGTACGCATCGACCACCGTGTCGGTCGCCGCGCCCGCCGACGCGGTCCGGCTGCCCGGCCACACCGCCCGCGAGGTCGCCGCGGCCGTGGCCGCGGCCCTGGACAACGTGACCCGCCACTGCGAGCCCGGCACCAAGGTGTGGATCCTGGTCGAGGACGAGCCCGGTGAGGTGCTCGTCAGCGTCCGCGACGAGGGGCCCGGCATCGCGCCGGAGCGGCTGGCCGAGGCCGCCGCGCAGGGCCGCCTCGGCGTGGCCCAGTCGATCCGGGGCCGCATCGCCGACCTGGACGGCAGCGTGACCATCACCGCGGCACCCGGCCAGGGCACCGAGGTGGAGCTCGCGGTGCCCCGCAAGCCGATATCGTGA
- a CDS encoding carbohydrate-binding protein has protein sequence MHRAAAHAGRTFLRRPRVLLALAVVGAGLAAALYLPTRNDTASAHENRAGSAHENRAGRITVCERRDGRHVWRWTNAEGRTFRDRECRRTWTARPADDEWFPTPSPSGSTTVPPTPTSPSVSEDPSTEPTPTESASTEPTATEPEPTATTLEPVKQSESPSATPTKVSAPKWKLRTAYAAGDLVSFDGKVYRAKEAHTALPGWEPSKLKELFERVD, from the coding sequence ATGCACCGTGCCGCCGCACACGCCGGTCGTACGTTCCTGCGCCGCCCCCGCGTCCTGCTCGCGCTCGCCGTCGTGGGCGCCGGCCTGGCCGCCGCCCTCTACCTGCCCACGCGCAACGACACGGCCTCGGCACACGAGAACCGCGCGGGCTCGGCGCACGAGAACCGCGCGGGCCGGATCACCGTCTGCGAGCGCCGCGACGGCCGCCACGTCTGGCGCTGGACCAACGCGGAGGGCCGCACCTTCCGGGACCGCGAGTGCCGGCGCACCTGGACCGCCCGCCCGGCCGACGACGAGTGGTTCCCCACCCCGTCCCCGTCGGGGTCGACCACCGTGCCGCCGACCCCGACGTCGCCGTCGGTGAGCGAGGACCCGTCCACGGAGCCGACTCCCACCGAGTCCGCGTCCACGGAGCCCACGGCGACCGAGCCGGAGCCCACGGCCACCACGCTGGAGCCGGTCAAGCAGTCCGAGAGCCCCTCGGCCACCCCGACCAAGGTCTCGGCGCCGAAGTGGAAGCTGCGCACCGCGTACGCGGCCGGCGACCTCGTGTCGTTCGACGGCAAGGTGTACCGGGCGAAGGAGGCGCACACGGCGCTGCCGGGCTGGGAGCCGTCGAAGCTGAAGGAGCTGTTCGAGCGGGTCGACTGA
- a CDS encoding glycoside hydrolase family 16 protein, which translates to MRTTRFLLAAAVVATTLAGALSAVSRNDQADAAVGAITWQDEFDGSAGSAIDSSRWNFDIGGGGWGNNELEYYTNSTRNVYRDGQGHLAITARKENPANYQCWYGTCTYTSGRILTSGKFTQKYGRFEASIKVPKGQGIWPAFWMLGDNLGSVGWPNSGEIDIMENIGKEPNTVHGTVHGPGYSGAGGIGGGRTLGAPLGDAFHAYAIEWSPNLIVWFLDGQEYFRVTPANLNGNTWVFDHPFFMIMNVAVGGNWPGNPDAGTVFPQTMLVDYVRVSAWNDAGGTALRSALNNRCVDIPGANPVDGARLQMWDCNGTAAQQWTFHGDGTLRAMGKCMDPAGAGTANGTGIQLVTCNGNPVQRFTLSAAGDLVNISANRCVDIKDVNSANGAQLQLWDCAGTANQKWSRA; encoded by the coding sequence ATGCGGACAACCAGATTCCTGCTCGCGGCCGCCGTGGTCGCGACGACACTCGCGGGCGCCCTCAGCGCCGTCTCCCGCAACGACCAGGCCGACGCCGCCGTCGGCGCGATCACCTGGCAGGACGAGTTCGACGGCTCGGCCGGCTCGGCGATCGACTCCAGCAGGTGGAACTTCGACATCGGCGGCGGCGGCTGGGGCAACAACGAGCTGGAGTACTACACCAACTCCACCCGCAACGTGTACCGCGACGGCCAGGGCCACCTCGCCATCACGGCCCGCAAGGAGAACCCGGCCAACTACCAGTGCTGGTACGGCACCTGCACGTACACCTCCGGCCGGATCCTGACCTCGGGCAAGTTCACCCAGAAGTACGGCCGGTTCGAGGCCAGCATCAAGGTCCCCAAAGGACAGGGCATCTGGCCCGCGTTCTGGATGCTCGGCGACAACCTCGGCAGCGTAGGCTGGCCCAACTCGGGCGAGATCGACATCATGGAGAACATCGGCAAGGAGCCCAACACCGTGCACGGCACGGTGCACGGGCCCGGCTACTCCGGCGCGGGCGGCATCGGCGGCGGCCGCACGCTGGGCGCGCCGCTGGGCGACGCCTTCCACGCGTACGCGATCGAATGGTCGCCGAACCTCATCGTCTGGTTCCTCGACGGCCAGGAGTACTTCCGGGTCACCCCGGCCAACCTCAACGGCAACACCTGGGTCTTCGACCACCCGTTCTTCATGATCATGAACGTGGCGGTCGGCGGCAACTGGCCGGGCAACCCGGACGCGGGCACCGTCTTCCCGCAGACCATGCTCGTCGACTACGTCCGCGTCTCGGCGTGGAACGACGCCGGCGGCACCGCGCTGCGGTCCGCGCTGAACAACCGGTGCGTCGACATCCCCGGCGCCAACCCGGTCGACGGGGCGCGCCTGCAGATGTGGGACTGCAACGGCACCGCCGCCCAGCAGTGGACGTTCCACGGCGACGGCACCCTGCGCGCCATGGGCAAGTGCATGGATCCCGCCGGCGCGGGCACCGCCAACGGCACCGGAATCCAGCTGGTCACCTGCAACGGCAACCCGGTGCAGCGCTTCACCCTGTCGGCCGCGGGCGACCTGGTGAACATCTCCGCGAACCGGTGTGTGGACATCAAGGACGTCAACAGCGCCAACGGCGCCCAGCTGCAACTGTGGGACTGCGCCGGGACGGCGAACCAGAAATGGAGCAGGGCCTGA
- the glpK gene encoding glycerol kinase GlpK, with translation MSKEYVAAIDQGTTSSRCIVFDADGTVVSVAQREHRQIFPRPGWVEHDADEIWERVDYVVREALAVESITADQLAAVGITNQRETTLVWDRDTGKPVHNAIVWQDTRTDEQLRRFAAAMSEDEFRRRTGLPLAPYFSGSKLAWLLENVPGLRERAEAGEVLFGTMDSWLIWKLTGRHLTDVTNASRTLLMSLETLDWDPRILAATGIPAAMLPEIRSSSEVYGEITEGPLAGVPLAAALGDQQAALFGQTCFAPGEAKCTYGTGSFLLLNTGTRPVTSAHGLLTTVGYRIGDQPAVYALEGAIAVTGSLIQWLRDNLGLIRTAPEVEELAKTVPDNGGCYLVPAFSGLFAPHWRADARGVLVGLTGFVNRGHLARAALEASGWQTREVVDAMNADSGTALTTLKVDGGMTGNELLLQFLADVLGVPVVRPVVAETTCLGAAYAAGLAVGFWPDTDTLRANWQRAGDWRPERDRAEVERDFAQWRKAVDRTLNWM, from the coding sequence GTGAGTAAGGAATATGTCGCCGCCATCGATCAGGGCACCACCTCCTCGCGCTGCATCGTCTTCGACGCCGACGGCACGGTCGTCTCCGTCGCCCAGCGCGAACACCGGCAGATCTTCCCCCGTCCCGGCTGGGTGGAGCACGACGCCGACGAGATCTGGGAGCGCGTCGACTACGTCGTCCGCGAGGCCCTCGCCGTCGAATCGATCACCGCCGACCAGCTCGCCGCCGTCGGCATCACCAACCAGCGCGAGACCACGCTGGTCTGGGACCGCGACACCGGCAAGCCCGTGCACAACGCCATCGTCTGGCAGGACACACGTACGGATGAGCAGCTGCGCCGGTTCGCCGCAGCGATGAGCGAGGACGAGTTCCGGCGGCGCACCGGGCTGCCGCTGGCGCCGTACTTCTCCGGTTCGAAGCTCGCCTGGCTGCTGGAGAACGTGCCCGGCCTGCGGGAGCGGGCCGAGGCCGGTGAGGTCCTGTTCGGCACGATGGACAGCTGGCTCATCTGGAAGCTCACCGGCCGCCACCTCACCGACGTCACCAACGCCAGCCGTACCCTGCTGATGAGCCTGGAAACCCTCGACTGGGATCCGCGGATCCTCGCCGCGACCGGCATCCCCGCCGCGATGCTGCCCGAGATCCGCTCCTCCAGCGAGGTGTACGGCGAGATCACCGAGGGCCCGCTGGCCGGGGTGCCGCTGGCCGCCGCGCTCGGCGACCAGCAGGCCGCCCTGTTCGGCCAGACCTGCTTCGCCCCCGGCGAGGCGAAGTGCACGTACGGCACCGGCAGCTTCCTGCTGCTGAACACCGGCACCCGCCCGGTCACGTCCGCCCACGGTCTACTCACGACGGTCGGCTACCGCATCGGCGACCAGCCCGCGGTGTACGCGCTGGAGGGCGCCATCGCCGTCACCGGCTCGCTGATCCAGTGGCTGCGCGACAACCTCGGCCTCATCCGGACCGCGCCCGAGGTGGAGGAACTGGCGAAGACCGTGCCGGACAACGGCGGCTGCTACCTGGTGCCCGCGTTCTCCGGACTGTTCGCCCCGCACTGGCGCGCCGACGCCCGTGGCGTACTGGTGGGCCTGACCGGCTTCGTCAACCGGGGCCACCTGGCCCGCGCCGCCCTGGAGGCCAGCGGCTGGCAGACCCGCGAGGTGGTCGACGCCATGAACGCCGACAGCGGCACCGCGCTGACCACACTCAAGGTGGACGGCGGCATGACCGGCAACGAACTGCTCCTGCAGTTCCTCGCGGACGTGCTCGGGGTCCCCGTGGTGCGCCCGGTCGTGGCGGAGACCACCTGCCTCGGCGCGGCGTACGCGGCGGGGCTGGCGGTCGGCTTCTGGCCGGACACCGACACGCTGCGGGCCAACTGGCAGCGCGCCGGCGACTGGCGGCCGGAGCGGGACCGGGCCGAGGTGGAACGCGACTTCGCCCAGTGGCGCAAGGCGGTCGACCGCACGCTCAACTGGATGTGA